In Leclercia pneumoniae, the genomic window ACACGGAGGGGGTCGGCGGTTCGAGCCCGTCATCGCCCACCATTCTCACCTTATCGCAGCAGTTCCGAAATGGGCGATTAGCTCAGTTGGTAGAGCATCTCCTTTACACGGAGGGGGTCGGCGGTTCGAGCCCGTCATCGCCCACCATTTCGGGTCGTTAGCTCAGTTGGTAGAGCAGTTGACTTTTAATCAATTGGTCGCAGGTTCGAATCCTGCACGACCCACCAATGTAAAAAAGCGCCCTAAAGGCGCTTTTTTGCTATCTGTGATTTGAAAGATTCGAACCTGCAGCAGGCTCGAGCCGAACGCAGTGAGGCACCGGAGCCGTTTACGGCGACGGCCCGAAGGGCGAGCGAAGCGAGTCATCCTGCACGACCCACCAATGCAAAAAAGCGCCCTAAAGGCGCTTTTTTGCTATCTGCGATTTGTACTCTGCATGCACTCGGTAACTCCCCTTTCTCTATCGTCTTTATCAATCGCTCAACCGAAGATTTACATGCCAATAACCTTTCGCCTCGTTACCTGTCATTTCTTGCAGGTGATCTCAAGTAGAGGCGAACTTATGCCGATAAAAGGGATTTCCGGCAAGAGATCTTTATATGACTACAATTCAGGCATCAACCCCATCAATACAGACCAGCAGTAACAGTAAAAGCGGCTCAAGCGATAACAGCATTGCTGGGCAAATCAGCCGCATCACGGCCCAAATTTCTGAACTGAGCCAGAAATTTAAGGATATTGCCCTGGGAAGCGGCACTCCCGAAGAAAAAAAGGAGCAACAAGAGATACTGAAAGCGCAAATTGACGGCCTGCAGGCACAACTGCAGATGCTGCTCCGTCGTCAGGCTGAAGAGGCAAAACAAAAACAAGAACAGGCGCAAGCTAAAGTGGAAGGCGTAAACAAACCTTCCGATGAGCATGAAATTGATATTTACGTTTAACGCGCCTCATAGTTAAACAAGGGATCGCGCATACGGGCTTGTGTGAGCTGTTCAGCCTGGATGCGCACCACCTCCCAGATCGCCTGCGCCGCGCCAGAAAGCGAACGATTTTTACGCCGCACCAGCATTAACTTACGCTCGACTGCAGGCGTAAATCGTTTCACCGTGAGCTGGCTCCCCTGCGGTAAAGGCAGAGCCAGAGCCGGGAGAACGCTAATACCAATCCCGGCTTCAACCATCGGGAAGAGCGTCGCAGGATGTCCAATCTCCTGGACTATGGTGGCATTCACCTGTTGGTCCGCAAGGGCGGCATCGATCAGCGGTCGACTTCCTGAGGCATAGTCCTGCAACACCAGCTTTG contains:
- a CDS encoding FlxA-like family protein; protein product: MTTIQASTPSIQTSSNSKSGSSDNSIAGQISRITAQISELSQKFKDIALGSGTPEEKKEQQEILKAQIDGLQAQLQMLLRRQAEEAKQKQEQAQAKVEGVNKPSDEHEIDIYV